The following proteins come from a genomic window of Rattus norvegicus strain BN/NHsdMcwi chromosome 8, GRCr8, whole genome shotgun sequence:
- the Cdonl1 gene encoding collagen alpha-1(I) chain-like gives MEQISEEDLSVSLTPHPASSCEVALRAQGSGGEPTAGHPSTAFPPQTPALYGQAGLRIPRTSRSRAARPPSSRSRATLGDPAEGPPHLSAGLAKPRDLLHSSRLREPPPGHPPALWRRRRRRRRRLRSERAPPCTGQGGRRARRLSRGAGALGRREVPVSYRAARAGHPGSGRGAGGRSPGARPRGRAPPRGARGRPAPEPREEGTGGDGGGPQRPGLPARAPPRGARAACQISGGQGCTTAPRGDSRSAGAYAPPVCPLHTDTPAGKCGRSLQFCRPGEGELPEPDTEAPVRSALTLPSPSLAPERRHSWPVHPLHVPGFPPMPRPGRLPFEKPPCVVALVLT, from the exons ATGGAACAG ATCTCCGAAGAAGACCTCAGCGTGTCACTGACACCTCACCCCGCCTCCTCCTGCGAGGTGGCTCTGCGCGCCCAAGGAAGCGGCGGTGAGCCGACTGCAGGGCATCCCTCAACTGCCTTTCCACCCCAGACCCCAGCGCTCTACGGGCAAGCTGGCCTCCGCATCCCCAGGACCTCCCGCTCCCGAGCCGCTCGACCCCCGAGCTCTCGATCCCGGGCCACCCTGGGGGACCCTGCCGAGGGACCCCCGCACCTCTCCGCAGGGCTGGCTAAGCCCCGAGACCTCCTGCACAGCAGCCGGCTCCGAGAGCCACCCCCAGGTCATCCCCCCGCTCTCTGGcgacggcggcggcggcgacggCGGCGGCTGCGATCCGAACGGGCCCCTCCATGCACCGGGCAGGGCGGCCGGAGGGCGCGGCGCCTCTCACGCGGGGCGGGGGCGCTGGGGCGGCGCGAGGTCCCCGTCTCGTACCGAGCCGCGCGAGCCGGGCACCCGGGCTCCGGGAGGGGAGCTGGGGGGCGGAGTCCCGGGGCGCGCCCCCGCGGCCGCGCTCCTCCCCGCGGAGCGCGCGGACGCCCGGCACCAGAGCCGAGGGAGGAGGGCACCGGCGGAGACGGAGGCGGGCCGCAGAGGCCGGGGCTCCCCGCCCGCGCCCCGCCGCGGGGTGCGCGCGCAGCCTGCCAGATCAGCGGCGGGCAGGGCTGTACCACTGCACCGAGGGGGGACTCTCGGAGCGCTGGCGCCTACGCGCCACCTGTCTGCCCGCTCCACACGGACACCCCTGCAGGCAAGTGCGGCCGAAGCCTCCAGTTCTGCCGACCCGGTGAGGGCGAGTTGCCTGAGCCAGACACCGAGGCTCCAGTCAGATCTGCACTCACTCTCCCCTCACCTTCGCTCGCCCCGGAGAGGCGGCATTCCTGGCCGGTGCACCCTCTGCACGTTCCCGGGTTCCCGCCTATGCCCCGCCCCGGCCGCCTACCTTTTGAGAAACCACCTTGTGTTGTTGCTCTGGTGTTGACCTAG